Proteins encoded together in one Miscanthus floridulus cultivar M001 chromosome 16, ASM1932011v1, whole genome shotgun sequence window:
- the LOC136513151 gene encoding signal recognition particle subunit SRP54 2-like isoform X1 — protein MSNATVVDEKVLADCLNEICRALLQADVRFETVRDVKANIKRIVNLDALAAGTNKRRIIQQAVVDEIRRMLDPGKPSFTPSKGKPNVVMFVGLQGSGKTTTCTKYADYHWRKGFNPALVCADTFRAGAFDQLKQNATKAKIPFYGSYTESDPVKIAVEGVDMFRKEKCDLIIVDTSGRHKQEAALFEEMRQVSEATKPDLVKFVMDGSISQAAFDQAQAFKQSASVGAVIVTKMDGHAKGGVHLAPTKSPVIFIGTGEHIPDFEVFEVNPFVSRLLGMGDLSGLVNKIHEVIMPHNQPPKSVPQLVEGTFTLRLLYEMF, from the exons ATGAGCAACGCCACCGTGGTGGACGAGAAGGTGCTCGCCGACTGCCTCAACGAGATCTGTCGCGCGCTCCTACAGGCCGACGTCCGCTTCGAGACGGTCCGCGACGTCAAGGCCAACATCAAGcgcatcgtcaacctcgacgCGCTCGCCGCCGGCACCAACAAGCGCCGCATCATACAGCAG GCCGTTGTCGATGAGATACGCAGGATGCTGGATCCCGGGAAGCCGTCCTTCACCCCCAGCAAGGGGAAGCCTAATGTGGTCATGTTCGTCGGCTTGCAGG GTTCTGGGAAAACCACTACCTGCACCAAGTATGCAGATTATCATTGGCGTAAGGGATTTAATCCTGCACTGGTTTGTGCTGATACATTCCGAGCTGGTGCTTTTGATCAGTTGAAACAGAATGCAACAAAAGCCAAGATACCATTCTACGGAAG CTACACCGAATCAGATCCTGTGAAAATTGCTGTTGAGGGCGTGGACATGTTCAGGAAAGAAAAGTGTGATCTCATTATTGTTGATACAAGTGGACGCCACAAGCAGGAAGCTGCCCTCTTCGAAGAAATGCGCCAAGTTTCAGAAGCTACG AAACCAGACCTGGTAAAATTCGTTATGGATGGTAGTATTAGTCAGGCTGCATTTGATCAGGCACAAGCGTTTAAACAGAGTGCTTCGGTTGGTGCTGTGATTGTTACAAAAATGGATGGTCATGCGAAAGGCGGGGTGCACTTAGCGC CTACAAAAAGCCCTGTGATATTTATTGGAACTGGAGAACATATTCCAGACTTCGAGGTTTTCGAAGTGAATCCATTTGTTAGCCGTCTGTTGG GTATGGGTGACTTGTCTGGCTTGGTGAACAAGATCCACGAAGTTATTATGCCTCATAATCAGCCACCGAAGAGTGTTCCTCAGTTGGTTGAAGGAACCTTCACACTCAGGCTTCTGTATGAGATGTTCTAG
- the LOC136513151 gene encoding signal recognition particle subunit SRP54 2-like isoform X2 translates to MSNATVVDEKVLADCLNEICRALLQADVRFETVRDVKANIKRIVNLDALAAGTNKRRIIQQAVVDEIRRMLDPGKPSFTPSKGKPNVVMFVGLQGSGKTTTCTKYADYHWRKGFNPALVCADTFRAGAFDQLKQNATKAKIPFYGSYTESDPVKIAVEGVDMFRKEKCDLIIVDTSGRHKQEAALFEEMRQVSEATKPDLVKFVMDGSISQAAFDQAQAFKQSASVGAVIVTKMDGHAKGGVHLARLQLQKAL, encoded by the exons ATGAGCAACGCCACCGTGGTGGACGAGAAGGTGCTCGCCGACTGCCTCAACGAGATCTGTCGCGCGCTCCTACAGGCCGACGTCCGCTTCGAGACGGTCCGCGACGTCAAGGCCAACATCAAGcgcatcgtcaacctcgacgCGCTCGCCGCCGGCACCAACAAGCGCCGCATCATACAGCAG GCCGTTGTCGATGAGATACGCAGGATGCTGGATCCCGGGAAGCCGTCCTTCACCCCCAGCAAGGGGAAGCCTAATGTGGTCATGTTCGTCGGCTTGCAGG GTTCTGGGAAAACCACTACCTGCACCAAGTATGCAGATTATCATTGGCGTAAGGGATTTAATCCTGCACTGGTTTGTGCTGATACATTCCGAGCTGGTGCTTTTGATCAGTTGAAACAGAATGCAACAAAAGCCAAGATACCATTCTACGGAAG CTACACCGAATCAGATCCTGTGAAAATTGCTGTTGAGGGCGTGGACATGTTCAGGAAAGAAAAGTGTGATCTCATTATTGTTGATACAAGTGGACGCCACAAGCAGGAAGCTGCCCTCTTCGAAGAAATGCGCCAAGTTTCAGAAGCTACG AAACCAGACCTGGTAAAATTCGTTATGGATGGTAGTATTAGTCAGGCTGCATTTGATCAGGCACAAGCGTTTAAACAGAGTGCTTCGGTTGGTGCTGTGATTGTTACAAAAATGGATGGTCATGCGAAAGGCGGGGTGCACTTAGCGC GGTTGCAGCTACAAAAAGCCCTGTGA